The following proteins are co-located in the Paenibacillus sp. FSL H8-0079 genome:
- a CDS encoding PhzF family phenazine biosynthesis isomerase, with translation MSDVTVYHYDAFSTVPGQGNPAGVVFDADHLSETEMQQIAYKVGFNETVFVLNSKVADVRLRYFTPGHEINLCGHATMASLYGMKTRGMLGDKELIAIETNVGILPIRFERNADTIYMEMKQDQPQFVPFQGDIEKLVSALNLTLDDVDHSTPIVYGSTGTWTLLIPIRELSSFMKMKPDSSLFPGILLENPKASLHPFCFETRDSDAMMHARHFSSPYSGTTEDPVTGTASGVMGAYYLTYVKPEIDEVQFVVEQGHEIGRDGKVQVSVIRDGEDMDVEIKGTAVFVRELNVENIKV, from the coding sequence ATGAGTGATGTTACGGTCTATCATTATGATGCTTTCTCCACAGTTCCCGGCCAAGGTAACCCGGCAGGAGTGGTTTTTGATGCGGATCATTTAAGTGAGACGGAAATGCAGCAGATCGCTTATAAGGTTGGTTTTAATGAGACGGTATTTGTGTTGAACTCTAAAGTAGCTGACGTCAGATTACGTTATTTTACGCCAGGTCATGAGATTAATCTGTGCGGTCATGCCACAATGGCATCACTGTATGGTATGAAGACACGTGGTATGTTGGGTGACAAAGAGTTAATCGCGATTGAAACCAATGTAGGCATATTACCCATACGATTTGAGCGGAATGCCGACACCATTTACATGGAAATGAAACAGGATCAGCCGCAGTTTGTACCGTTCCAGGGTGACATCGAGAAGCTGGTAAGCGCCTTAAACCTCACTCTGGATGATGTCGACCATTCTACGCCAATCGTTTATGGAAGTACAGGAACCTGGACGTTATTAATCCCAATTCGTGAACTAAGCTCTTTTATGAAAATGAAACCGGATTCTTCCCTGTTCCCTGGTATTTTACTTGAAAACCCCAAAGCTTCGCTACATCCCTTTTGTTTCGAAACCCGTGATTCCGATGCGATGATGCATGCGAGACATTTCTCTTCACCGTACTCAGGTACGACGGAAGATCCAGTGACTGGAACAGCCTCCGGGGTGATGGGTGCTTATTATTTAACCTATGTGAAACCGGAGATCGATGAGGTACAGTTTGTGGTAGAACAAGGGCATGAGATTGGTAGAGATGGAAAGGTTCAAGTGAGTGTGATTCGGGATGGTGAGGATATGGATGTCGAAATTAAGGGGACGGCTGTTTTTGTCCGTGAACTTAACGTTGAAAATATAAAAGTATGA